A genomic region of Scomber japonicus isolate fScoJap1 chromosome 5, fScoJap1.pri, whole genome shotgun sequence contains the following coding sequences:
- the gtf3c6 gene encoding general transcription factor 3C polypeptide 6 isoform X1, with product MDDEWEEEEQLVVVELSGIINNDFLSKCRATCKILDIDSDKPMMQVGQYVFAGEYEDALGTCVLFEEEPHKGKADSGPELKYMCHTVKKLMMQRMFLTDKKESETQVTGGSCEGDEQRDSAGPSSQGKNTNQQRETEDEIENTDLEDSAVG from the exons ATGGACGATGAATGGGAAGAGGAG GAGCAGCTTGTTGTGGTGGAGCTCTCTGGTATAATAAACAATGACTTTCTGTCCAAGTGTCGGGCTACATGCAAGATACTG GATATTGACAGCGACAAGCCCATGATGCAAGTAGGACAGTATGTGTTTGCAGGGGAATATGAAG ATGCCTTGGGAACGTGTGTCCTATTTGAGGAAGAACCACACAAAG gaaaagcagacagtgGTCCAGAGCTCAAGTACATGTGCCACACTGTGAAGAAACTTATGATGCAACGTATGTTCCTCACtgacaagaaagaaagtgaaacacAAGTCACAG GCGGAAGCTGTGAAGGCGATGAACAGAGAGACTCAGCCGGTCCGTCAAGTCAAGGAAAAAATACCAACcaacagagggagacagaagaTGAGATAGAAAACACTGATTTGGAAGATTCAGCAGTTGGTTGA
- the gtf3c6 gene encoding general transcription factor 3C polypeptide 6 isoform X2, translating into MQDTVCTFVLKDIDSDKPMMQVGQYVFAGEYEDALGTCVLFEEEPHKGKADSGPELKYMCHTVKKLMMQRMFLTDKKESETQVTGGSCEGDEQRDSAGPSSQGKNTNQQRETEDEIENTDLEDSAVG; encoded by the exons ATGCAAGATACTG TTTGTACATTTGTGTTAAAGGATATTGACAGCGACAAGCCCATGATGCAAGTAGGACAGTATGTGTTTGCAGGGGAATATGAAG ATGCCTTGGGAACGTGTGTCCTATTTGAGGAAGAACCACACAAAG gaaaagcagacagtgGTCCAGAGCTCAAGTACATGTGCCACACTGTGAAGAAACTTATGATGCAACGTATGTTCCTCACtgacaagaaagaaagtgaaacacAAGTCACAG GCGGAAGCTGTGAAGGCGATGAACAGAGAGACTCAGCCGGTCCGTCAAGTCAAGGAAAAAATACCAACcaacagagggagacagaagaTGAGATAGAAAACACTGATTTGGAAGATTCAGCAGTTGGTTGA